One stretch of Eretmochelys imbricata isolate rEreImb1 chromosome 1, rEreImb1.hap1, whole genome shotgun sequence DNA includes these proteins:
- the UQCC6 gene encoding ubiquinol-cytochrome c reductase complex assembly factor 6 isoform X2 produces MPAGVSWPRYLKMLSASTLAMFAGAEVVHRYYRPDLTIPEMPPKPGELKTELLGLKQRSSEVHTSQQ; encoded by the exons ATGCCCGCTGGGGTATCTTGGCCTCGCTACTTGAAAATGCTCAGTGCAAGTACACTGGCTATGTTTGCAGGTGCAGAAGTTGTGCATAGATATTACAGACCTGATCTT acTATACCTGAAATGCCGCCTAAGCCTGGAGAACTGAAAACGGAACTcttgggtttaaaacaaagatcAAGCGAAGTTCATACTTCACAACAATGA
- the UQCC6 gene encoding ubiquinol-cytochrome c reductase complex assembly factor 6 isoform X1 yields MQLEYSNLKCRLLFIMPAGVSWPRYLKMLSASTLAMFAGAEVVHRYYRPDLTIPEMPPKPGELKTELLGLKQRSSEVHTSQQ; encoded by the exons ATGCAG TTGGAGTATTCCAATCTCAAGTGCCGTCTGCTCTTCATCATGCCCGCTGGGGTATCTTGGCCTCGCTACTTGAAAATGCTCAGTGCAAGTACACTGGCTATGTTTGCAGGTGCAGAAGTTGTGCATAGATATTACAGACCTGATCTT acTATACCTGAAATGCCGCCTAAGCCTGGAGAACTGAAAACGGAACTcttgggtttaaaacaaagatcAAGCGAAGTTCATACTTCACAACAATGA